The Archocentrus centrarchus isolate MPI-CPG fArcCen1 chromosome 18 unlocalized genomic scaffold, fArcCen1 scaffold_23_ctg1, whole genome shotgun sequence genome contains a region encoding:
- the cct7 gene encoding T-complex protein 1 subunit eta, translated as MMPTPVILLKEGTDTSQGIPQLISNINACQVIAEAVRTTLGPRGMDKLMVDNRGKATISNDGATILKLLDVVHPAAKTLVDIARSQDAEVGDGTTSVTLLAAEFLKQLKPYVEEGLHPQTIIRAFRTATNLAVNKIKEISVSVKKDDKQEQRQLLEKCAATALNSKLIAGQKDFFSKMVVDAVMSLDELMSLKMIGIKKVQGGALEDSQLISGVAFKKTFSYAGFEMQPKRYENPKIALLNVELELKAEKDNAEVRVKSVEDYQAIVDAEWNILYDKLEKIYQSGAKVVLSKLPIGDVATQYFADRDLFCAGRVQEEDLKRTMMACGGSIQTSVGAMTDDVLGQCELFEEVQVGGERYNFFKGCPKAKTCTIILRGGAEQFTEETERSLHDAIMIVRRAIKNDSIVAGGGAIEMELSKYLRDYSRTIPGKQQLLIGAYAKALEVIPRQLCDNAGFDATNILNKLRAKHAQGGMWYGVDINNEDIADNFVACVWEPSIVRINALTAASEAACLILSVDETIKNPRSSVDAPPGGVGRGRGRGRPHAH; from the exons ATGATG CCCACACCGGTTATCCTGCTGAAGGAGGGGACGGACACGTCTCAGGGCATTCCCCAGCTCATCAGTAACATCAATGCCTGCCAG GTGATTGCTGAGGCTGTCAGGACCACCCTGGGGCCCAGGGGGATGGACAAACTGATGGTGGACAACAGAG GTAAGGCCACCATCTCCAATGATGGAGCCACCATCCTGAAACTGCTGGATGTGGTTCACCCTGCAGCCAAGACTCTGGTGGACATCGCTCGCTCCCAGGATGCTGAG GTTGGGGACGGCACCACCTCTGTCACCCTCCTGGCTGCGGAGTTCCTGAAGCAGCTGAAGCCGTATGTGGAGGAGGGTCTCCACCCTCAGACCATCATCAGAGCCTTCCGCACCGCCACCAATCTCGCCGTCAACAAGATCAAGGAGATCTCCGTCTCTGTGAAGAAAGACGACAAGCA AGAGCAGAGGCAGCTGTTGGAGAAATGCGCGGCCACAGCCCTGAACTCCAAGCTGATTGCTGGTCAGAAGGATTTCTTCTCCAAAATGGTAGTGGATGCAGTCATGTCTCTGGATGAGCTCATGTCTCTGAAGATGATCGGGATCAAGAAGGTCCAGGGAGGAGCTCTGGAG GACTCTCAGTTGATCTCTGGCGTTGCGTTCAAGAAGACCTTCTCTTACGCTGGGtttgaaatgcagcccaaacgCTACGAAAATCCAAAGATCGCTTTGCTCAACgtggagctggagctgaaggCTGAGAAGGATAACGCGGAAGTCCGAGTGAAATCTGTCGAG GACTACCAGGCCATCGTGGATGCAGAGTGGAACATCTTATATGACAAGCTGGAGAAGATCTATCAGTCGGGAGCCAAGGTGGTTCTGTCAAAGTTACCCATCGGTGACGTGGCCACCCAGTACTTTGCTGACAGAGACCTGTTCTGTGCTGGGCGGGTTCAGGAGGAAGACCTGAAGAGGACCATGATG GCCTGCGGAGGCTCCATCCAGACGTCTGTAGGAGCAATGACAGACGACGTGCTGGGACAGTGTGAACTATTTGAAGAGGTCCAGGTTGGAGGAGAGAG GTACAACTTCTTTAAAGGCTGCCCGAAGGCGAAGACATGCACCATCATCCTGAGGGGAGGGGCTGAACAGTTCACAGAGGAGACGGAGCGGTCGCTGCACGATGCCATCATGATCGTACGCAGAGCCATCAAG AATGACTCCATTGTAGCGGGTGGAGGAGCCATAGAGATGGAGCTGTCTAAGTACCTGCGGGACTACTCGAGGACCATCCCCGGGAAACAGCAGCTCCTGATTGGAGCGTACGCCAAGGCCCTGGAGGTCATCCCCAGACAGCTGTGCGACAACGCCGGCTTTGATGCCACCAACATCCTGAACAAACTGCGTGCAAAACACGCACAG GGCGGCATGTGGTACGGCGTGGACATCAACAACGAAGACATCGCAGACAACTTTGTCGCCTGTGTGTGGGAGCCGTCCATAGTGCGAATCAACGCCCTGACGGCGGCATCGGAAGCAGCTTGTCTCATCCTGTCAGTCGACGAGACCATCAAGAACCCCCGCAGCTCTGTGGATGCACCTCCAGGTGGCGTTGGCAGGGGCAGAGGCCGTGGCAGACCCCACGCTCACTAG